One Dethiosulfovibrio faecalis DNA window includes the following coding sequences:
- a CDS encoding 4Fe-4S binding protein, translating to MKFDTATVVSYSPTGTTTRVLKGIVEGMKSNLSLVDVTSPKVRKTAVLPEGDVLLVGMPVYSGRIAKEGRALLEKLRGDGRPAVAVVVYGNRHYDDALLELGDILREKGFKVIAGAAFIGEHSFADEKYPTAIGRPDGYDLPVIRSFGAKVAKMLGAADSVSELPEVDLPGNRPYKVPSTMPEGSPVTDVETCVHCGKCAAVCPVGAVDPKDPNATDGVACTFCCACVKACPTGARVLRLEPVASLGKKMWDNFSSRREPEFFMPTPSKK from the coding sequence TTGAAGTTCGATACAGCGACTGTCGTAAGCTATTCTCCCACCGGGACGACCACGAGGGTCCTGAAGGGGATCGTGGAGGGGATGAAATCGAACCTCTCCCTTGTGGACGTAACATCGCCGAAGGTTAGAAAGACGGCCGTGCTTCCCGAGGGAGACGTCCTGCTGGTGGGGATGCCGGTATATTCCGGCAGGATCGCCAAAGAGGGGCGGGCTTTGCTGGAGAAACTCCGGGGAGACGGACGGCCCGCCGTAGCCGTGGTGGTCTACGGCAACAGACACTACGACGACGCACTGTTGGAGCTCGGGGATATCTTGAGGGAGAAGGGGTTCAAGGTGATAGCCGGAGCGGCCTTCATCGGAGAGCATTCCTTCGCCGACGAAAAATATCCGACCGCCATAGGCAGGCCGGACGGCTACGATCTGCCCGTGATACGGTCATTCGGGGCCAAGGTGGCCAAGATGCTTGGCGCCGCCGATTCCGTCTCCGAGCTGCCAGAGGTGGATCTGCCGGGGAATAGGCCCTACAAGGTTCCCTCCACCATGCCGGAGGGCTCTCCCGTAACCGACGTGGAGACGTGCGTCCATTGCGGAAAATGCGCCGCGGTCTGCCCCGTAGGGGCGGTGGATCCGAAGGACCCCAACGCAACCGACGGAGTGGCCTGTACCTTCTGCTGCGCCTGCGTGAAGGCCTGTCCTACCGGTGCCAGGGTGCTGAGGCTGGAGCCTGTGGCCTCTCTGGGAAAGAAGATGTGGGACAACTTTTCCTCCCGTCGAGAGCCCGAGTTTTTTATGCCGACACCGTCGAAAAAATAA